ttggtggggtggggtgggtaggtAGTAGTATTTTAGCCACTAACTTTCACTAGAGGGGTGTGGTGAGCAGCGGACTTACCCACCCTAAGCCCATACTCCCTGCCTTGCCCAGCTGAAACTGCCTATCAGCTGGGATTCGAGGCCCCCTGCCCACCCTTCTTCCTCTTAGGAACAAGTCACAGTCTGTTTCTGGTGTGTGTGATGTGGAAGACAAATTGAATCCCTCCTTCCTAATAAACGTTACCACTCTGTACTGGACTCCTTTGTTCTTTGTGGGGAAATGAAGAGGTTAGCAGTCAGATATTTGGCAAAATGGGCTATCCCTAGGAGGTGGGAGGAAGACAGGTTACAGGTAAGGAGGTCCAGGCAAAGCGGGCCTGCCCCTTTAAGGTagttccctcccctgccccccccctgCAGGTGACCCTTGCCCGCCTGCCTGCTTACCCCCCCCACAGCTGGAACCAAGAAGGCTGTGTCCCCCTTCTTCTGGGCGTCCTTCCAGTCCTGCTGTCAGGTAACGCCAACCTCAACCCCCTAGGCAACTGCCCTAATCAGACTGCTCCCCTGATCTTAAGCCAGGTCAGACATCTGAGGGGAGCCCAgttatttcttccctctttccaccAGAGCGTCCCCCTTCTTGACCACTGATTCCCAGAGCTCTGGCTCTTACTCTGCTGGGACAAGGAGTTGCTAAGTATGCTTTCTTCCCCACACCCCGGGGGTTGCCACTTATCTGCCTCTTTACCCCCTTAGCAGCCGAGGAACACCCGGATCCCACTTTCCCAGGGAATGTGGGGAATGGGGTTGGAAATGAAGGACTCCCAGTACCAGATGTAAGGTGGGGTGTGGTGAGAGGATATGTAGAGGGATAAGCTGAAATGGTACCAAGGGGGTTAGTGGGGtgaattatttagaagaaaatgccAGACTCGGGTTTTTCTTAGCCACGTGGCTTTTCCAGGGGCAGAGGGTGGCCCCTCCCTACTCGGGGGCCCAGCTAAGACTGACCTTTGACCCCCACCCCTGATACCAGTGAACCATTAACTCCTCTCTGACGTGAGCCTTCCCACACTGGCTCCTCCCCTCCCAGACCCCGCCCCAAGGCAGGTGGGCTAGGAGTCGGGAGGGGGGTTGTCCATCCCAGCCTTCCATCTGACGTGGCCTGGATTCCACCTGACCGCCTGGAGGCTGAGGCCCGCTCCCCTTCCCAACTCAGGAACATCTTAACGTCCACAGTAAGGCCTGCCCAGGACCAGAGGTGACGGCTCTCACACTGCTAACGAGGGTGAGGCCCTGTGGTttgaggggagatggagaggtgggGCAGGATTGAAGGGTGGGGTTTTGGGGACAGGATGGGCCGTCAGCTCTGGATCAGGTGAAGCAGGCACTCTGGGTCAAGGAAGGTGTTCTGGGAATTGGCAAATAAGAGGCTGCTCCAGCAGGAGgcaatggagagggagaaaggaggctaGAATGGGGGCTGCAGCTAGGTTCTAGGCAGGACGGTACAGGGAGTGAGGAATCCCCAGGCCTGAGCTGGACAGCAGAGCAGAAGCCCAGGCCTTTCCTCCTCATTCTTCCAGGTCACAGTCCTCAGGATGTTCCAAGGGGAATAGAAGCCCGAAGCAGAGCCTCTAGCCCATTCTCCCCAATAATGGGGCCCCCAAGGAGTTATCTGGTGGCTGGCCTGTGTATGTGGATGACCTTGGGCTGGGTAGGGGGCTCAGCTCCCAACCtgggccctgctgagcaggagcagAAGCATTACCTGGCCCAGCTGTTCGGCCTGTATGGAGAGAACGGGACACTGACCGCGGGGGGCCTAGCACGGCTTCTCCACAGCCTGGGGCTAGGCCGAGTTCAGGCCCTTCGGTTGGGACACCATGGGCCTCCAGCTGGTCGGGCTGCACCTCCAGCTGGAGACAATTCCACGCACAGGTActaaccccttcccccaccccaaaatgccACATCCCCCGCTCTTCCCAGGGCTTGCATCAGTCTCCAGTTGCCTAGCTCTGGCTTCCTAAAATCAGATTCCTGGAattagaaatttttcaaaatctgaCTCCCTGTATTCCTTCATGGTCCCCTTTGCCTCTACTGCCTTTTAATTCTCCCCTCTTCCAAATCCTGGGTCCTTCAACTCCTTGCTCTTAGTCCCAGTGCTCAATGTCTCCAGGCTGACTTGGTTCCCAATCTGTAGCATTTTCAGATGTGAGGTGGGGGCCTCCTATAAATCAACAATTCTCAGATCCTCCTAGAACTGACATTCCACGGCTTCTGGGTCCCAAGAACTCCAGCTAGTGGCTGTACACTCCTTTTCCCCTTAAGCACCCTATGATCCTCAAGGGGGagtgtctttcttcctttttaaaaaaattttttaaagattttatttatttatttgacagagagagagacagatcacaagtgggcagagaggcaaacagagagagaggggaaaacaagctccctgctgagcagagagcctgatgtggggctcgatcccaggaccttgagatcatgacctgagccaaaggcagaggcttaacccattgagccacccaggcacccctctttcttcttttttaaagatttatttatttatttatttatttatttgagagacagagaacagggggaaggggcagagagagtcttaagtagactccacgctgagctcagagcccgactaagggcttgatttcagggctcgatttcatgacactgagatcatgacctgagctgaaaccaagagtccaacgcttaacaaactacaccacccaggcacccctgaagggcAGTTTCTTAAAGAACATGAGCTAGTCTGACTTGCTATCTCATCCATTCcagatcacaggaccctgagctgaGTGTGGATGTCTGGGCAGGGCTGCCTCTGGGTCCCTCGGGATGGGGTGACCCAGAGAAGCCAAAGGTCCCAGCATCCCCCCGTGGGCCAGCACCCTCGGGCCTGGACCTCTTTCACAGGCTTCTGTTGTTGGACCATTCACTGGCTGACCATCTGAATGAGGATGTAAGTCTGGTGATCTCTAGGTACAGGGTAAGGACCATGGGCTTTAGATGGCCTAAAAGGtttaaagagttatttttaaaaagattttatttatttattagagagagtgcatgcacaagagacagagagagagcaggggcagggggagacagaagcagactcaccgGTGAGCAAGGAACCctacgcagggcttgatccccaggaccctaggatcataacctgagccaaaggcaaacacttaacagactgagccacccaggtgccccttaagagtAATTTAatacagttaattaaaaaaaacaaaccaatccAGGTGTGCTCTTAGGGTATGTTATTCCAATAGTGAAATATGGTTCCTCTGGGCTCAGCACACATGAGCCCACACCAAAATCTCCCAGACCTGGCTTAGGGACCACACTGGGCAAAGCAGAGAATCCAGAGAAACAGCCCAGGGTAGAATTTGGGGCTGGCTCTCTGGAGAGGAAACCtgcagggagaggaaggctgTCTTCAGTCAGAAAGTGAGCTTGTTTTACACACACCAGAGGGCAGCGAAAGCTAACTCTGAAGCGGGCCTGGTGAGGATGAGCACCCTATCATAGGGGGCATTCAAGCCAAGGCTGGATGAACATGTGACAGGGCTGTTGCAAGGAAGGTTGGATGGCATTTCAAGTTCTTGCCCTCCTAAGATTCTGCAACAGAGGGCTCTAGCCATCCAACCAACTCCATCACCAAATCAATGAAGTCAtcaggggcttgggagggagggagatggtgGCATTATTTATTAGCACCCAATCTGTACTGAATTGAACATTTGCACTGGACTGGATATTCACTAATAGTTAACACATACTGATCATACAGAACTATCCCTACTCCCTGATGCACCTGCTGGGGTGAGCAAAGGGGACCCTGGAGAGACCCAGGAGTCCATGCAATGGAAGGACAGACATTAAAGATCTGAGCTACCGTTCTCAGCGGTGCCCCAGTGTGTGACCTCCAACTCAACTCCCCTAGTGTCTGAATGGCTCCCAGCTGCTGGTCAATTTTGGCCTGAGCCCCGCTGCTCCTCTGACCCCTCATCAGTTTGCTCTGCTGTGTCCAGCTCTGCTTTATCAGATCGACAGTCGTGTCTGCGTCCAGGCCCCAACCCCAACTCCCCCAGGGGATCTTCTGTCTGGTCAGTGAGTGAGAGTGGGTGGCAGGGCTCCTTGAATCCTGGCACAGAGTGGCCCCTTAGCCAAGCAAGGGGGTTCACTGGGGGTGCTGCCTCCCCTTGCAGGGTATCCCTGCCCCACCTTGCTTCTGAggccctccctctacccctagcCTAACTTCAGTCCCTGATTCTCCCTAGCCCTGGTTCATAGTGCCCTGGCAATCCTGCTGCtcagcctccccgcccccctctccctgctcctgctacGGCTCCTGGGACCACGTCTGTTGCGGCCCCTGCTAGGCTTCCTGGGGGCCCTGGCCGTGGGCACACTTTGTGGGGACGCGCTGCTCCACCTGCTGCCACATGTACGTGAAGCCCCCTCCAGGTACCCAAgggcttccctcccccttcctgtcAGCTCCCACGCtccactccccagccccaggctgcagCCCACACCTGCCTTCTGATAGAAAATGAAGGCTTGCAGCCTCCCTCACACGAGGGAGATGTTGTAGGTGCACGGGCTTCTGGGGTCTGCCCTGACCCCCCTCTCTGGCAGGCACAAGGGGGGCAGCATGCTGGACCTAGCGGACGACCAGAGGAGGATCTGGGACCGGGACTGTCAGTACTTGGAGGTCTCCTCCTGCTCTTTGTGCTGGAAAACATGCTAGGGCTTTTGCGGCGTCGTCGAGGGCTCAGGCCAGTGAGTGAtactcttttctcctccttccacCAAACCCAGAATTCTGGCCAACACCAGCCAGGTGAGGCGCAGAGGGTGCTCCTGGAGCTCTTGACATTTGCCTGAGGGTGCAGGACCTGACAGCTAATGGGGTGGGTTGGGGCCCCTCAGCACAAACCCAGGATTTCTGGCCAAAGGGCCCCTCCTCTCCCAAGTTAAAGTCAACAAGAAACAGGGAGGTGCCAACCCTGAAAGAGAGTGGAGAGGCCAAAAAAACACCCGCAAGTGCTAGAGGTGAGCCCAGGTATCCTTTTCCCAGTGAGCAGCCCAGCCTCTCCTTAGCCCCTGGCTCTGCTGCCTCCCCCACCAGGAGGGATACCCTCCCATTTCAGAGATGCTGCAGGCAAAAAAGAAAGGATCTCAGGGTACCGACCCTGGACCTGGAGGATGGCAGTGGGATGGCCCTTCAGTCCCTACAGGCAGCTCCAGGtaagcagagaaaatgaagagcaggctccccgctctcACCTGCAGCCACCCGCACTGCCCTTGTCCTTCCTGCAGAGCCAGAAGCTCAGGGCCGCGGTGAGCAAGCCAGCCAGCCCCTACCGGCCCCAGCCCCCGCTGGGCACCAAGGCCACAGTCATGGGCACCAGGGTGGCGGTGGTGCCCACATCACGTGGATGGTCCTCCTGGGAGACGGTCTGCACAACCTCACTGATGGGCTGGCCATAGGTgcgaagggaggggaaggagggaggcagagcccaGGAGAGGGCACCCAGGAACTAGGGGAGAGGAGGCCCGGTGGCTGTGCTGTTCCCCAGACTGATGACCTCCAACCCTGCCAATCCCAGGTGCTGCCTTCTCCGATGGCTTCTCCAGTGGCCTCAGCACCACCCTGGCTGTCTTCTGCCACGAGCTCCCCCATGAACTGGGTAGGAATGGCAgtgaagtggggtggggtggactCCAGAAAGGAGAGGCCTCTGAGAGGGGAAGCTGGGAGTCTGGCAGCTGACGAGGCTGAGGGGCAGCCCTGGCTTATTCCCACACCACCCCTGTCCCCACAGGTGACTTCGCAATGCTGCTCCAGGCAGGCCTGTCCTTccggcggctgctgctgctgagcCTGGTGTCTGGAGCTCTGGGACTAGGGGGtgcagccctgggggtggggctcagtTTGGGCCCTGTCCCCCTCACTCCCTGGGTGTTTGGGGTCACTGCTGGGGTCTTCCTCTATGTGGCCCTTGTGGACATGGTGAGAGGTGTGGGGCGGTGCAGAGAAAAGCAAGGGCAGCAGGGAGGTGGGTTTGGCAGGGAGGGGGGTGCCGGTCCCTAGTCCCTCCACCTCCGCCGTCCCCTATCCCCCTGGCCTCAGCCACCTGAAAGGGTGCTGGACCCCAGGTCCGGTGGAGCCTGAGAAACAAGGGCCTGGATGAGTTTGGAGGGACTGCCGGTACTTTCCGacacctccctctcctgcttcggGGTGGAGGGTAGAGACCAGGCCAGGATCctgatgttcttcctttctttcagctACCAGCCCTGCTTCGACCTCCTGAGCCCCTCCCTATGCTCCATGTGCTACTGCAGGGTATGGGGCTGCTGCTGGGGGGCGGCCTCATGGTCACCATAGCCCTGCTGGAGGAGGAGCTGCGGCCCCCGGTCTCTGATGGCTGATGGGGACCAGCGGAAAGgttgcccttccttccccccaaccaCAGGAATGGAGGCGGGACACAGGGCCAGTAGGAGCAACAGGATTTTAATAAACAGAACCCATCCCAAAGCCATGACTACGACAGTTGTACTTGCACCAAAACAGCATAGAAAACCAGGATGTGGTGGGAGGAGGGCTCAaagcaggtgggggcggggcaagAGGACAGGAGCAGGGCCTGGAGGGGACAGGGTGCGTCCATCTGCAGGGAGAGCATTGTGCTTTAgcccaggggggagggggaggggtggggcaaaTGCACCGCAAGGTCCCCACTTTTTCCTGCTGCCCTCAGCACCCTGGGGATACAGGCATCTGGGCAGACCTGCCCTTTATTGCTGCCCACCAGCATTAAACACCCCCGACCCCAACACTAGCACCACAGGCGGATCTGGGACAGGGTACAAGGGCGGGAACGGGAAAATTGCTTAGAGAAAGATTCAACTAGAATCCAGTGAATTGTGCTCAGTTCTCTTTACTTCCTACAACCGAGTACATGGGTCACGGGGTGGAGGGGTGACAGGACATGGAACATGCCCCTCGGTGCCCCCAACACACCCCTGCACACAGGATGGTGGTGTCTGCAGCATCACAGGTCATGCAGGGCACAGGGGAGGGGGGTTCACACACACAGAGACGCCCACAGCGGGTACCAGACAGAGAACACCCCTGAATATACACAGCTGTACACAGGGAACCCCCAGGTCCCCAACCCAACCCTCTCCCCTGTCTTGCCGTCCCCCAGGCCGGAGGAACTGTATTGCTTTGAGAGAGCCACCCTGGGGGCCGCTCTGCCaggcaccctcccctccccttccctccccccccccccattttggcACATCTGCAAGACACATGGCAGCGAGAGTAGGCACCCTCCCTCCCAGGCTTCTGTGGCTTGGAGTTGAGGAAGGGGGTAGGAGACTCTGTCCTCCATCTTGTCCCTAGCCCTTCCCAAACCCCTACCAAACCCACTCCAGCCggaacccacccccaccccccgaaacacacacatacaaagctGAGCTATCCAGGAATACAGGGGAACAAGGAGATTGTCCGGGACAGGAGCGGAGGCAGTCGGGGGAGAAAGGACTGGAagcagagacccccaccctggTGTGGGGATAAGACTGGCACAACAGCTACTTTAGTGCAATTGGAGAGGGTGCCCAGAGTGAGGGATGGAGATGGGAGGGGAAGGCTCTCCCCGTCTTCCCTGGGGGGCAAAGCCAGGCTCCCCAGGGAAAGGGCCTAGCAGGAGCGAGCGAGGGCCAAGGGCAGATGCTCTCGTCACCCGCCACCCTCTGCCTTCCCAAATGCAGTGACAGTGTCCCCCTCACACCTAAGTGGGCAACAGCAGCCTCGGAGTCAGTACCTTCAAGTAATTCATAGAacagaccctccccaccccagcttcctCCCATCTCTGGGATTTGGTCGCTTCTCTAGGGTTGGGTCGGGAGGAGGGAGTCCCCAAGTCAGGcccttccctctccacctccctcttcccAGACCACTGGGCTTGGTCCTCAAAGATTCCTTGCCTCCACCCTTGCCCGACCTGGGTCAAGGTCACGGAGGGCTGGAGCCACCACAattagaggggaaggggctgcTTTGCTCCTTATCCCTCCTTCTTAAAAGGTAGGGTTCAAACTAGGCGGGATGGGGCCCCTATACTGGTTTGCCCCAGGAGGAGGGCTTCTGGGCTAGGGTCTGTAAGGCTATTTTCCTTTGCggtgggaagggaggtggggatgaacacggggtgtggggagagggggaggaatggcggagagggaaggaggaaggggcctCCCTGCTGGAGCGCAGTCACTGGAGTCATTCAGACCAAGAAACACTCCTGTGCACAGATAGAGCAGGCCTGCTCCCAGGCCCAccagccaggccctgccctcagcTCGCGGGGCCCCTTCCAAGACCCCCGCAGAGGCTTCCGGGGGGGTACAGCTGCAGAACCATTCACTCTggccccacgccccccaccccgcccccagcctctcctccccttctaGGTTCGGGGAGTAAGAAGGTGCTCGGGTGGGCAGACAGCGGTGGAAACAGTATTGAGTTTTCCTTTGGTTACATATTGAAGGCAAAGGTGAGCTGGACTTACAGTCAAAACGGATAGggatgaggaaggaagaggggccaTGCTGGGGTTGGAGAGGGAGGTAGGCCCTCCTCAGCCCCTCCACCCCAAGAAACACATGTCTAAGTGGGGTGGCAGTCCCTCATCtcatctctcccaccccccacagcaccaaacagaaggagaagccccctcccccaggggctgctccccaccccaacctgggCTGTACATTCAGTGGTTTTCAGCAGTCCTATGGCTCAGGGGGCCACGGCGGGGGAGGTGGCCCGTCAGTCTCAGTTGGA
This genomic interval from Mustela erminea isolate mMusErm1 chromosome 6, mMusErm1.Pri, whole genome shotgun sequence contains the following:
- the SLC39A5 gene encoding zinc transporter ZIP5; translation: MGPPRSYLVAGLCMWMTLGWVGGSAPNLGPAEQEQKHYLAQLFGLYGENGTLTAGGLARLLHSLGLGRVQALRLGHHGPPAGRAAPPAGDNSTHRSQDPELSVDVWAGLPLGPSGWGDPEKPKVPASPRGPAPSGLDLFHRLLLLDHSLADHLNEDCLNGSQLLVNFGLSPAAPLTPHQFALLCPALLYQIDSRVCVQAPTPTPPGDLLSALVHSALAILLLSLPAPLSLLLLRLLGPRLLRPLLGFLGALAVGTLCGDALLHLLPHAQGGQHAGPSGRPEEDLGPGLSVLGGLLLLFVLENMLGLLRRRRGLRPRCCRQKRKDLRVPTLDLEDGSGMALQSLQAAPEPEAQGRGEQASQPLPAPAPAGHQGHSHGHQGGGGAHITWMVLLGDGLHNLTDGLAIGAAFSDGFSSGLSTTLAVFCHELPHELGDFAMLLQAGLSFRRLLLLSLVSGALGLGGAALGVGLSLGPVPLTPWVFGVTAGVFLYVALVDMLPALLRPPEPLPMLHVLLQGMGLLLGGGLMVTIALLEEELRPPVSDG